DNA from Roseimicrobium sp. ORNL1:
CCCACATGGCACACGTCCATGTGAAGGACGGCCGCTGGAACACCGCCAAGAACGACGCCGACTACACCTACCCCGGTGAAGGCGAAGGCCAGACCCAGCGCATCATGGAAGACCTCGTGAAGTCCGGCTACGAAGGCTACATCAGCATCGAACCGCATGTGGCCGTCGTGTTCCATGGCGCCGGTTCCGCGGACGACCTCTCCCCCGAAGCCAAGGCAAAGGAGCAGTACGACAGCTATGTGAAGTACGGCCGCATGCTGGAAGCTATGCTCAAGGGCTACGGCGCGAAGCTTGGCTAACTTCGGAGGTTAGACCTCCGGTCTGACAGCGGGCGTTGGGCCTCCGGCCTGACGCTCTTTTTTTGTCTGCATTGTACGGCCAGAGATTATCTCGCGAAATGGCCGCGTGAACTCACAAGCATAGCCACACGCCATCGGGGGCAGGAATGCCCCCGCTCCTTGACAGCATCGCCACCTCTCAAGGAGTGGGGACATTCCTGTCCCCATTTGCGTCATGCGTCTCCTGAGCTGGCTTGGTGATAGGGTGCATCAGTCTACACCACACCACCGCTGCCAACCTCAAAACGCCTTCTTCAGCACGCGCGAGTTCCTTCCACTCCGGTCATACGCCTCGCGACGCTTGGCGGGCAGCGTATCCACCGGCACTTCCTTGTAGCCCATCTTCTCCTCAAAGAAGCGGAACGCCTGGGTGCTGAGCGCGAAGATCCACGCGCAGCCACGCTGGCGCGCCGTCTCCTCGGCAAAGGCTACCAGCTTGCGACCATGCCCCTTGTTCTTGTGGGCGCGACGCACGAAGAGACAGGCGAGTTCCGCCGCCTTCACGCCACCTTCGAGTTCGTAGACATGCACGGCGACGCTGGCCACAGGATTGCCGTCCAGCTCGAGCACATAAAAGTCCCCGATGCTCTTCTGCATCTGCTCACGCGTGCGAGGGGCCAAAGCGGCGTCTTCCACACTCTCGCGCATCATGGCCTGCAACGCGGGAATGTCCGAGCTGCGAGCCTTGCGCAAGTGCTGGTAGTCATCCGCGTGGATCATGGTGCCCACGCCTTCATTGCTGAAGAGCTCGGCCAGCAGCACTTCGTCCTGCCTTCCGTCGATGATGTGCACGCGAGGCACGCCTTCGTTACAAGCCAGAGCGGCATGGCGCAGCTTGGAGAGAAGGCTCGGGTCCGCGCTGGGATCTTTGCGCTTGGCCATATCCCGCGCCTGCCCCACGGAAATCTGGGCCAGCCGCTGTCCGCTGGCATCCACCAGACCCTCCTCCGCGACGAAGATGACCTTGGACGCATCCAGCGCCAAAGCCACATCCACCGCGACCTCATCCGAGTTCACGCGCAAGGTAGCGCCACGCCCGTCATAACCCAACGGAGGCAGCACAGGAATGATGCCCTCCTTGAGCATGGCCAGAAGCATGCGCTCATCCACGCGCTCAATACGGCCTGTGTGGATGAGGTCCACGCCCTCGATGACCCCAGCGGGATGCACCGCGAGCGCATTGGGCACGGCGACACGCAACTCCAGTGCGGTGAGATCGCCCATGAGTTCACTCGTGAGACGTGAAATGGCGTCCGCGCTGACTTCCAGTGTTCCAGCATCGGTGAGACCCATGCCGTCGTCGCTGGTCAGCTTCACACCACGCAGTTCCGCGAGCTCCTGGATCTGTCTCCGGGCGCCAAAGACGACCACGACCTGAATGCTCAGTGATTGCAGCACGGCAATGTCCTGCAACAGGCTGTGGAAGTTCGGCAGGCGCATCACGGCGCCATCGAGCGCAATGACAAAGATGCGTTCCTTGAACTGGGGAACGTATTGGAGAATGCCTCTCAGGTCTTCAAATCTCATCTAGGGAGCGGAACGTGGTCGCTGGGTGGGTGGGGTTAGTGTGGACTGGTCTTGGGAATCAGCCACACTTTTACTGCCAGTTCCTTTTTGCTCAATGGGAACCTGTCTCCACCGAGAAGAGAAGCCAGGGTGACTTGCAGCGGCTCATAACCGGGATGGGCAATCTCGACGACCTGATTCACATGGAAGCTTCCGCTTTTAAACAAGATCCCCATCCCACCTCCGGCACCAAACTGTCGTCGCAGCACCACCTCTCCGTTTCCATCTGTTTTTCCCAAGAGGCGAGCCTGAAGTGCCCAGTCCCGCCACTCCTCATATCTCCTCTCCTCCAGGTACGAACTGCGCATGCGGCATTCGCGCTCATCGACCAAAACGATCTCCACGCCCTCCAGTGGTTCGTCGGCACCCATGGAAAGCACCTGGACGCTGACTTCCTTCGTTACTCCGCCTGTCCATGCGAAGGCGGGTTTAGCAAACGCATAAAGAAGGCCCAGCACTGCTATCCCCAGCAGCCACCACTCCCACTTGGCGCGGCGTGGCAGTCCGTACGAACTCTCAGCGCCATCATGACTCATCGCTGAACCTCCTGGTCTGACGCAACATTCATCTTCTTGGGTTCCACCCACACGCGAACGGTGAGCTTATTCTCCCTCCGAAGCGGGAAGCTGTTCTGGCCTAGTAGCGCCGCCAGAGGAATCCTCAAGGGTTCATACTTGGGATGAGCAATTTCAAAGATGTGATCAATCCTATAACTTCCAGTTTTGCCCCCCAAGACGCTTTTTCTTCCCCCAGCACCACATTTGGCTCCTAGTACCGCCGTGCCGTGGTTGTCTGTCTTTCCCTCCACGGCGACGTCGCACTCCTGCACGAACCGTTTCCAATCCTCCGAGTGACTGCCTCCCAAAATCTCCATCATACGTTCCTCTGAGGAGCCAAGAACCCGAACATCGGCGCCTACTACCGACTTATTAGTGATTTGCTCAAGCACCA
Protein-coding regions in this window:
- the argA gene encoding amino-acid N-acetyltransferase; translation: MRFEDLRGILQYVPQFKERIFVIALDGAVMRLPNFHSLLQDIAVLQSLSIQVVVVFGARRQIQELAELRGVKLTSDDGMGLTDAGTLEVSADAISRLTSELMGDLTALELRVAVPNALAVHPAGVIEGVDLIHTGRIERVDERMLLAMLKEGIIPVLPPLGYDGRGATLRVNSDEVAVDVALALDASKVIFVAEEGLVDASGQRLAQISVGQARDMAKRKDPSADPSLLSKLRHAALACNEGVPRVHIIDGRQDEVLLAELFSNEGVGTMIHADDYQHLRKARSSDIPALQAMMRESVEDAALAPRTREQMQKSIGDFYVLELDGNPVASVAVHVYELEGGVKAAELACLFVRRAHKNKGHGRKLVAFAEETARQRGCAWIFALSTQAFRFFEEKMGYKEVPVDTLPAKRREAYDRSGRNSRVLKKAF